In Puniceicoccaceae bacterium, the DNA window AGGAGGGTGTCTGCTCCACCATCATGCCACTGCTGAGCACATAAATGCCTTTGGGCATTTTCTCATAACCCGGCTGTTCGGGGTAGCGCGCCTGGGTCACCCGCATCTCCTTGATGATGCGCTTGCGAAAGCGAATCAATCCGGTCTGCCGCGAGATTTGGTCGAAATAATCCACGATGTCCATTCCCAAACCCGCCGCAAAAATAGGCGATTGCGGAATCTGTCCGCGCTTGCGCGCATCGTGCAGCACGGCGAGGACTTCCTGCAGACGCCCCAGCGCAAACACGGGCAGCAGGCAAGTGCCGCCGCGTTTCAGGGTGCGCTCGATGCCTTCAAACAGCCGGTTCCACTCCACCTCCCGACTGCGCCCCGACACACGATCCGTCAGTCCGCGCGTGGTTTCCGTGATCAGCACATCCACCTTCATGTCCGGGATGCGCGCTCCCGGCAGGGTGTGCAGGTCGTCAAACAAAATGTCTCCCGTGTGAAAGATCACGCGTTCCTCGTGCTCGATCAAAATCGATGCGGCCCCTGCCACATGCCCCGAGGGATAAAGCGTCAGGGTGAGCGAATCGCCTTTTTTCGAGATCACTTCCGGCTGCTCAAAGCGCAGGGGTCGCAGGCACTGACGCAGGCGTTCCACCTCGGCGAAGGTGTAGAGCGGATATTCCACGATGCCCTTTTCCTGGCGCTGTCGCTTCATCACGTTCACAGAATTGCGCAACATGCGTGGCGCGAGCACTTCGCTGGGCAGGCTGGTGAAGACCGGAATGCCGGGAAACGCGCGCACCGCGACCGGGAGCGAGCCCAGGTGATCCAGGTGACAGTGCGTCAGAATGATGAAGTCCAGATCAACATCTCGCAGGAGTTCATAGTCGGGCATCGCCGCGTTGCCGATTTCTTTGGGGTGCAGGCCCGTGTCGATGAGAAACTTGAAGCCGCCCAGTTCAATCAGGCTGCAGTTGGATCCAATGCCTCCGGCACGGTTAAGATCTGTGTAGTTCATTAGAAGTTGTTCGGTTGCGGACGAGGGAGAGGGTTTGATCCCGCCCACTCGATTCGGGTGCCCGCATCACCTGCAGGGTGCAACATCCATGCCGTGCATTCCGGCGCCCCGGGACGAAGTTAGGGTAAATTTTCGGGAATGTAGAGTTGAAACTTGGGAATTCGCACCCAGATCGACTCCTGGCTGTCGGAATAGCCATGGTAGGCCCCTGTCACTTCACAGTCCGCATCCACCACATGGTAGCTGCTGTATTCAAAGGTATCACCGGGATCGAGATCCACGATGCGCCCGACAATGCGGTCGCCTTCATACACCTCATGCCGCCCGTCAGCAAAGCGCAGCACCCACTTGCGTGCATTCAGCACTACCCGTTCTTCACCGTCGTTACGGATGCGAATGTGATACGCAAATGCATGCGGACGAGGCTCCGGAAAATGAGCCGCATCCATCGAATGGATCAAACTGACGATTTCGACTCGGACCGATTGGATTTCCATGGTGGGTGCAAGGTGCACGTTGTCCGCAGCTAATCGCATCCTGCCAAAAAATCAAATCCTGCGACTGCTCTCGCTTCGCGCTCGACAGGTTCACACGTTTTCGATAGCTGCACTTCAACTTCACACTTGTATGCCGCCCGTTTGGAAAACCCTGCTGCTGCTCACCTGTTCCAACATCTTCATGACCTTTGCGTGGTATGCCCACCTGAAGGACCTGCGGAGCCGACCCCTCCTCCTTGCCATTCTGGTCAGCTGGGGCATCGCCTTTTTTGAATATCTGCTCCAGGTGCCTGCCAACCGCATCGGGCACGACGTCATGACGCTGCCGCAGCTCAAAATTCTCCAGGAGGTCATCACCCTGAGCGTGTTTGTTCCCTTCGCCGTGCTCTACATGAAGACCCCTCTCACCTGGAATTACCTCTGGGCCTCCCTCTGCATCATGGGTGCCGTGTTCTTTATTTTTCGCGACAAGCTGTCTGGCTGAGGGATGAGTTGCGACGAGCGGCAAGTGTTCGATTGACGGTGGGCACGGCTACTCCCTATTCTTTGGGCAGGGAACGACCCCATTACCACCATACCCCTGCCCCATGAATTCCGATGCTGCCCACATGACCCGGCGCACCTTTGTCGCGCAATCGGGTCTGATCGTTGGAGGCTCTGCCCTGCTGCTGTCCGGCTGCAAGCGAACCGCCAACACCACCTGGTCCTTTTTCACTCCGGAGGAGGCGGAACTCATCGAGGTGATGAGTTCGCGCATCATTCCGACCGATGACACTCCCGGCGCCCTGGAAGCGGGCGTGGTGCATTTCATCGACCAACAACTCTCCACGCACTACCGACGCTGGAGTCTCGTGTACCGCGATGCACTCAAGGCTGTGCAGACGCTCAGCGAGGCACAACACCGTCAAGTGTTCCAAGATCTCAACCCCGACCAGATGGATGCCCTGCTCGAACAGATGGAAAGCGGATCGGTTCCCGATGATCTCAACCCAGGTCGCATCCTCAACCGTTTCTTTCAGCTCTTTGTGGACCACTGCATGCAGGGGTTTTACGGTGACCCGCGCCATGGGGGAAACTTGAACTGGGTCAGCTACGACATGCTCGAGCTGCGCGTCATTGATCCGCAATCCGTCGTTCCGCAATCATCATGAAAACCCTGAAAACAGAAGTCGTGATTGTGGGTGCCGGAGCTGGCGGGGGCGTTGTCGCGTGCGAGCTGGCGGAAGCCGGAGTGCAGGTGTTGCTGCTGGAGCGCGGAAAACACCAAAACTTTCACGATCACGACAACGACGAACTCTACTCCCAGCGCACCACCGTGCTCGGCAATGCCTACGGCCCGGACAACCAGCGCTACCGCCGCATCGTCGAACACGCGGACGGCAGCACGCGCACCGTGCTGCCCAATGACGGGAGTTACCACAATGTGGCCGCCTGCGTCGGTGGCGGCACCCTGAGCTACGGCGCAATGGCCTGGCGTTTCATGCCCGAGGATTTTCGCATGAAATCCACCTACGGGGAACTGGAGGGGTCCACGCTTGAGGACTGGCCCATTTCCTACGAAGACATCGAGCCGTATTACACGCGCGCCGAGTGGGAAATCGGTGTGGCTGGGGACGATGAGCACAATCCATTTGCACCGTCCCGCTCCAAGCCCTACCCCATGCCCGCCTTCCCCTACAATCAGGAGGGTCGTCTGATCGAGCAAACCACGCAGGCCATGGGGCTGCATCCCTTCCCCATTCCGATGCTGCGCAATTCCATCGCATACGGTGGCAGACCCGCCTGCATCCACATGCGCACTTGCGTGGGCTTTGCCTGCCCGACGGGTGCCAAGGGCGGCACGCAAAATACCGTCATCCCGCGTGCAATCGCTTCGGGCAACTGTGATCTTCGCACCGCATGCAAGGTTAGCAAAGTGCTGCTCAATGCACAGGGTCTCGCAACCGGGGTCGAGTATTTTGACGCTGAGGATCAGCCCGTTCGGGTCGAGGCGAAGCGGGTCGTGCTCGCGGCCTCCGCAACGGAGACTGCTCGCCTACTGCTCAACAGCACCCACCCCCTCTTTCCCAAGGGTCTGGGCAACAACCACGACTGGGTGGGCCGCAACCTGCAGGGTCACGCCTATTCGGGAGCCACGGGTTTATTTGACGAGGTGGTCTATGATGACATGGGACCCGGCGCCACCATCGCGCTCTGCGATTACAATCACGGCAATCCCGGCATCATCGGCGGAGCCATGCTCGCCAACGAGTTCATCCGCATGCCCTACCTCTTCACCAAGGTGCGCCCCAACGGTGCCAAGCGCTGGGGTAAGGCACACAAGGACTTCCAGCGGCAGCACTTCAAACGCCACATCAGCATCAAGGGTCCCGTGCAGGAGATGCCAAACTTCCACGCACGCGTGCGCATCGACCCACGGGCCAAGGACCACTGGGGCATTCCCGTGTTGCGCATTTCAGGGCAGAAGCACCCCGAGGATCTGAAGACCGGTCAGTTCATCGCCGAAAAAGCGGCCGAAATCCTCAAGGCCTGTGGCGCACGCAAGGTCTGGCTCGAACCAACCGGTCCCTGGGTCAGCGGCGGCCAGCATCAGGCAGGCACCTGCCGCATGGGTAACGATCCCAAGACTTCCGTCACCAACTCCTATGGTCAGCTGCACGATATCGAAAACCTGCACATCGCCGACGGCAGTCTGCATGTGACCAATGGGGGATTCAATCCAGCCCTGACCATCATGGCCTTGGGATATCGCGTCGCCGAACACCTGAAGCAGCAGATGGTTTGAGTGGAGTATACGGCAAGCCGAACAACTGCATCATTCTGCTCACCCACACCGAATTACTTCTTTTCCCATCGTCTCACCATGAACATGCCCCGTCGTTCCTTCATCAAGCAATCCATGAGTACGGCCGCTCTGCTGGCCATACCCACCCTGCTTCCGCGTCATGTCATTGCTGGCAGCACCACCCCTTCCCCCAGCCGCAAGGTAAACATCGGTCTGGTCGGCGTCGGCGGACAGGGCCGGGACAATGCCCTTCAGCTGATGAAGCTCGACGATGTGCAAATCGTCGCCATTGCCGACCCCGCCCCCTATTGGGATTTGCATGAGTTCTACTATCAGGCAGAGGCAGGGTCGGGGCCTGTGAGGCAACTGATCGAAGCTCACTATCAGCAAACCACACCCCATTATCGTGTTCGCGTCTACGATCACTTTGAGGACATGCTCGAGCAGGAGGTCGCGCTCGATGCCATTGTTTGCTCCACTCCCGACCACACTCATTTTTATGTCTCCGCAACCGCGCTCAAGGCGGGAAAACATGTCTACTGTGAGAAACCGCTGACCCACAACATCTGGGAAGCGCGGGAAATCGCCCGCATCGCCCGGGAATCCGGACTTGCCACCCAGATGGGCAACCGCGGCCACAGTCGCTCCGGCATTCGTCGCACCGTCGAATTGCTGCAATCCGGCGTCATCGGCGAGGTGCAGGAGGCCCACTCCTGGGCGCACGCGACGCGCTGGAACCAAGGCTTGGCCCATGCCACTCCTCCCACCGATCCCGTTCCCGAAGGGTTCAACTGGGATCTTTGGTTGGGGCCACGCAACCCGATTCCCTACAGTCACGCCTACAGTCCGGTCAAGTGGCGGGATTTCTGGCCCTTTGGAACCGGAGCTCTTGGCGACTTCGGCTGCCACGACATGGACGCCGCAGTTTGGGCGTTCAACCTGCACCATCCTTCACGGGTTTGCATTCACCCCGGTGGATTCCCCATCGGGCAATGGCAGGCAGGCATCACTCCCTATTCGGAAATCGGGAGTTTCGACTTCGCCGCAGATGGCAAACAGCAGGCGCTCAAGCTGCACTGGTATTCCGGCGGACTGCGTCCGGCTCACCACGAGTGGGTGCCAGAGGTCTTCAAACTCGGGGCACGCGGCGAACTCTTTGTCGGCTCCAAAGGGCTGATCCAGACCGACGGCGCAGGCACTGCCCCCCGGGTTTTTCCGCGAGAACTCAAGGAGGAGGCCGATGCAGTACCACGCACCCTTCCTCGTTCCGATGGCCACTTTCGCGACTGGATCGACGCCATTCAGTCCGGTACCCAGAGCAGTGCCAACTTTGAATACTCCGCACGTCTCACTGAGATCGTGCTGCTCGGCGTGCTCTCCCTTCGGCTCGAAGGAGAACCCATTCACTGGGACCCCGCCAGCATGAGTGTGCGCGGACTCCCCCATGCGGCCGACCTGATCCGGGAACCCGTTCGCGAGGGCTGGAACGTTTCGTGACTTCGAATGATCATTCTCAATCGCCTCAATGCAGCAGCCGTGGATCCAGCGCAAAGGATTCAACCGGACTGATCGGCAGGCGGTCAAATTCAGGGTGACGCGGGTTGAGCAGAAAAATCGGCTCTTCCGGAATCAATGCACTCGGCACCGCGAGCACCAGGCTGCGACCCGATTTCAACCAGGCATCCCCGATTCGCTGGGTTTCCGGGTGCAGCATGGGTCCGAGCCAATCCGACTCCAGGCACGCCGGATCGAGCCACTCCACCCCATGCTCAGGTCATTTGTCCTTGCCCAGCTTTCGCATCCAGTCCCGGATCATGGCCTTCACATAGGGATAATTCTCGGTGCGACCGATGTAGGACGCTGCGATGCTGCGCGGTACCAGGGTGTCCCGCAGGCGCTCACTGCCTTCGGCCAGCACCGTTCCATCCTCCGCAATCCAGCGAAAATCAAACTCGATCAGTGCCGGATAGATCTCCTTTACGATGCGCACATCGTTGAAGTCGGGGCTGCGCCATGGCTCAAAATCACCTGCCAGATCCAGCTCAGTCACCGTCATTTCCAGCACGGTGCCTTCGGTGAGATGGCGCTCGGCCAAGCGGACGAAATACTTTTCCAAGTTGTTCAGCACGATCTCCTTACTGCGTGCTCCACCATTGTAGTAGTAGTCCGCGTCACGGAATTTTTCCGGATCGGTCCATTCGATGCGAAGTTCAGCCGCGTGCAGAGACGCGACGGCCAAACAACCAGCAATCCATGCAATTACGATTCGTTTCATGATTCAAAATCCTTCCTTTTTTCCAAGTTTCGGTTTACGCAAGGGTATGGTGGTTTGCGTCGTTTGGATTCAACCGATTTGGTCTTGAACCCGTGCCGCATGTCTACCTGATACGATAACACTCAAACCGATCACGACACAATCATCATTTCATGGACAGGATTGCCATCATCTCCGTCAGCGACAAAACCGGAATCGAACCTTTTGCCAAATCCCTGGTGGAATCCCACGGTTACCAGATTCTTTCAACCGGAGGAACCGCCCGTGCCCTCGAGGCTGCTGGCATTCCCGTGACCCAGGTGGACGCCTATACCGGCTTTCCCGAAATGATGGAGGGGCGCCTCAAGACGCTGCATCCCAAAATCCACGGTGGCATCCTCTGCGACCGCGACAAGGCCGAACACCGCGAAGCCGCTGCCGCACAGGGCATGGGCATGATCGATCTCATCGTGGTCAACCTCTACCCTTTTGAAGAAACAGTGGCGCGCCCGGACGTCACCGACGAACTCGCTATCGAAAACATCGACATCGGCGGTCCGTCCATGCTGCGAGGTGCCGCCAAGAACCACAGGCATGTGACCGTTTTGACCGATCCCGCCGATTACGAGCGCTACCTCAAGCTGCTGCAGCAGGGCAGCGACTTGCTGGGCTTCCGTCGCCAGATGGCACTCAAGGTCTTTGATCGCACCGCGAGCTACGACCGAGCCATCGCCGACTACCTGACGCAAACCACCGAAGCCGATGAACCCGTGCTCGACGACATCGCAGGTTACCCACAGCAGTTGAAGCTGCGCAGTGAGCGCGCTTCCATCCTGCGCTACGGAGAAAACCCACACCAGAAGGCCGCACTCTACGGCAATTTTCTCGACCGCTTTGAGGTGCTACAGGGCAAACAGCTCAGCTACTGCAACATCCTCGATGTCAACGCAGCCGCTCACCTGATCGGCGAATTTCAGGAACCGACGCTCGCGATTCTCAAACACACCAATCCCTGTGGCGTCGCCTCCGCTGTCGATCTCGCCACAGCATGGGACCTTGCTTTCG includes these proteins:
- a CDS encoding RES family NAD+ phosphorylase, whose translation is MEWLDPACLESDWLGPMLHPETQRIGDAWLKSGRSLVLAVPSALIPEEPIFLLNPRHPEFDRLPISPVESFALDPRLLH
- a CDS encoding ApaG domain, producing the protein MRLAADNVHLAPTMEIQSVRVEIVSLIHSMDAAHFPEPRPHAFAYHIRIRNDGEERVVLNARKWVLRFADGRHEVYEGDRIVGRIVDLDPGDTFEYSSYHVVDADCEVTGAYHGYSDSQESIWVRIPKFQLYIPENLP
- a CDS encoding gluconate 2-dehydrogenase subunit 3 family protein, with protein sequence MNSDAAHMTRRTFVAQSGLIVGGSALLLSGCKRTANTTWSFFTPEEAELIEVMSSRIIPTDDTPGALEAGVVHFIDQQLSTHYRRWSLVYRDALKAVQTLSEAQHRQVFQDLNPDQMDALLEQMESGSVPDDLNPGRILNRFFQLFVDHCMQGFYGDPRHGGNLNWVSYDMLELRVIDPQSVVPQSS
- a CDS encoding DUF3016 domain-containing protein, with protein sequence MKRIVIAWIAGCLAVASLHAAELRIEWTDPEKFRDADYYYNGGARSKEIVLNNLEKYFVRLAERHLTEGTVLEMTVTELDLAGDFEPWRSPDFNDVRIVKEIYPALIEFDFRWIAEDGTVLAEGSERLRDTLVPRSIAASYIGRTENYPYVKAMIRDWMRKLGKDK
- a CDS encoding DMT family protein is translated as MPPVWKTLLLLTCSNIFMTFAWYAHLKDLRSRPLLLAILVSWGIAFFEYLLQVPANRIGHDVMTLPQLKILQEVITLSVFVPFAVLYMKTPLTWNYLWASLCIMGAVFFIFRDKLSG
- the purH gene encoding bifunctional phosphoribosylaminoimidazolecarboxamide formyltransferase/IMP cyclohydrolase, whose product is MDRIAIISVSDKTGIEPFAKSLVESHGYQILSTGGTARALEAAGIPVTQVDAYTGFPEMMEGRLKTLHPKIHGGILCDRDKAEHREAAAAQGMGMIDLIVVNLYPFEETVARPDVTDELAIENIDIGGPSMLRGAAKNHRHVTVLTDPADYERYLKLLQQGSDLLGFRRQMALKVFDRTASYDRAIADYLTQTTEADEPVLDDIAGYPQQLKLRSERASILRYGENPHQKAALYGNFLDRFEVLQGKQLSYCNILDVNAAAHLIGEFQEPTLAILKHTNPCGVASAVDLATAWDLAFETDRQAPFGGIIVANRTVDAELTERIRQIFCEIIIAPGFSPEALEVFAKKKNLRLLVARQLPDADSMLDVRSVLGGFLVQDADIHRDNPTSFQVVTKRQPTDAEWQSMLFGWKVVKHVKSNAIVYTHGNRTIGIGAGQMSRVDSSKIAVWKAGEAGLDMNGCTMASDALIPFADGLIAAAEAGATSCIQTGGSVRDEEVIAAADERGMAMVFTGARHFRH
- a CDS encoding GMC family oxidoreductase; translated protein: MKTLKTEVVIVGAGAGGGVVACELAEAGVQVLLLERGKHQNFHDHDNDELYSQRTTVLGNAYGPDNQRYRRIVEHADGSTRTVLPNDGSYHNVAACVGGGTLSYGAMAWRFMPEDFRMKSTYGELEGSTLEDWPISYEDIEPYYTRAEWEIGVAGDDEHNPFAPSRSKPYPMPAFPYNQEGRLIEQTTQAMGLHPFPIPMLRNSIAYGGRPACIHMRTCVGFACPTGAKGGTQNTVIPRAIASGNCDLRTACKVSKVLLNAQGLATGVEYFDAEDQPVRVEAKRVVLAASATETARLLLNSTHPLFPKGLGNNHDWVGRNLQGHAYSGATGLFDEVVYDDMGPGATIALCDYNHGNPGIIGGAMLANEFIRMPYLFTKVRPNGAKRWGKAHKDFQRQHFKRHISIKGPVQEMPNFHARVRIDPRAKDHWGIPVLRISGQKHPEDLKTGQFIAEKAAEILKACGARKVWLEPTGPWVSGGQHQAGTCRMGNDPKTSVTNSYGQLHDIENLHIADGSLHVTNGGFNPALTIMALGYRVAEHLKQQMV
- a CDS encoding Gfo/Idh/MocA family oxidoreductase — encoded protein: MNMPRRSFIKQSMSTAALLAIPTLLPRHVIAGSTTPSPSRKVNIGLVGVGGQGRDNALQLMKLDDVQIVAIADPAPYWDLHEFYYQAEAGSGPVRQLIEAHYQQTTPHYRVRVYDHFEDMLEQEVALDAIVCSTPDHTHFYVSATALKAGKHVYCEKPLTHNIWEAREIARIARESGLATQMGNRGHSRSGIRRTVELLQSGVIGEVQEAHSWAHATRWNQGLAHATPPTDPVPEGFNWDLWLGPRNPIPYSHAYSPVKWRDFWPFGTGALGDFGCHDMDAAVWAFNLHHPSRVCIHPGGFPIGQWQAGITPYSEIGSFDFAADGKQQALKLHWYSGGLRPAHHEWVPEVFKLGARGELFVGSKGLIQTDGAGTAPRVFPRELKEEADAVPRTLPRSDGHFRDWIDAIQSGTQSSANFEYSARLTEIVLLGVLSLRLEGEPIHWDPASMSVRGLPHAADLIREPVREGWNVS
- a CDS encoding MBL fold metallo-hydrolase produces the protein MNYTDLNRAGGIGSNCSLIELGGFKFLIDTGLHPKEIGNAAMPDYELLRDVDLDFIILTHCHLDHLGSLPVAVRAFPGIPVFTSLPSEVLAPRMLRNSVNVMKRQRQEKGIVEYPLYTFAEVERLRQCLRPLRFEQPEVISKKGDSLTLTLYPSGHVAGAASILIEHEERVIFHTGDILFDDLHTLPGARIPDMKVDVLITETTRGLTDRVSGRSREVEWNRLFEGIERTLKRGGTCLLPVFALGRLQEVLAVLHDARKRGQIPQSPIFAAGLGMDIVDYFDQISRQTGLIRFRKRIIKEMRVTQARYPEQPGYEKMPKGIYVLSSGMMVEQTPSYAVASCLLHDKNNSIYFVGYCDPDTPGGLLKTCKPGDTFPFEVYDLQVPVRAEVDSFDLSGHADREELLDLIAEFEPSHVVLTHGDPEARQWFEQQIRQEQLAPKVTDPQPCVRYTIN